A DNA window from Solanum lycopersicum chromosome 3, SLM_r2.1 contains the following coding sequences:
- the LOC101257157 gene encoding pentatricopeptide repeat-containing protein At1g80880, mitochondrial, whose product MRLLSIARRLYSARPIAFKHIIGYQHPSLFAARPEIRRHFFVAFRQPSVRHCSTIPSKLPFFSSGSSTSYEIINFDKRVNTLREKYHVGVNEFVGIVQKASNFGSGDEAILFLDECGVKPNQELVFLVIWELRDQWKLAYLLFKWGEKCKCLEENTWCLMIWILGNHSKFSTAWSLIRDLLQMSTDIQQAVLIMIDRYAAADNAGKAIHTFQILEKFSMSPDQRTLLTFLNILCKHGFIEEAEEFMLINKKLFPLEIDGFNIILNGWCNIVVDIFEAKRVWREMSKCCIEPNGTSYSHMISCFSKVRNLFDSLRLYDEMQKRGWVPGLEVYNALVYVLTCENCVKEAFKIIDKVKHMGLRPDSSTYNLMICPLCESSKLDEARSILALMEEDNISPTIETYHAFLASVSLEGTVEVLNTMRKAGVGPNGETFLLILDRFMKLKQPETALRIWLEMKQYEVVPESAHYSLLVGGLLECRLYSKARELYAEMKSNGFDDPGLRKFLEPAGPRGQGGVSNPKHTKNGKLVKHGTHKVIRNEKHRR is encoded by the exons ATGCGGTTGCTCTCTATTGCACGAAGGCTATACAGTGCTCGTCCCATCGCTTTTAAGCATATAATCGGCTATCAGCATCCTTCATTATTTGCCGCGCGGCCGGAAATAAGGCGTCATTTCTTTGTGGCATTTCGTCAACCATCTGTCAGGCACTGTTCAACTATACCGTCCAAGCTCCCTTTCTTTAGCTCTGGCAGTTCCACTAGCTACGAAATCATCAACTTCGATAAGCGTGTGAATACATTGCGTGAAAAGTATCATGTTGGTGTTAACGAATTTGTTGGGATTGTACAAAAGGCCAGTAATTTTGGTTCAGGAGATGAAGCCATATTGTTTCTTGATGAATGTGGGGTTAAACCGAACCAAGAGTTGGTCTTTTTGGTGATTTGGGAGTTGAGAGATCAATGGAAGTTAGCTTATTTGCTATTCAAATGGGGTGAGAAATGCAAATGTCTTGAAGAAAATACGTGGTGTTTGATGATATGGATTCTGGGCAACCATAGTAAATTCAGTACCGCTTGGTCTTTGATCCGAGATCTTCTTCAGATGTCAACAGATATTCAACAAGCTGTCCTCATCATGATtgatag ATATGCTGCTGCCGATAATGCTGGTAAAGCGATACATACATTCCAGATTTTGGAGAAATTCAGTATGTCTCCTGATCAGAGAACATTATTGACATTCTTGAATATTCTCTGTAAGCATGGTTTTATTGAAGAAGCTGAAGAATTCATGCTTATCAATAAGAAGCTATTCCCCTTAGAAATTGATGGCTTTAATATTATCCTCAATGGATGGTGTAATATAGTGGTTGATATATTTGAAGCCAAAAGAGTATGGCGAGAAATGTCCAAGTGTTGTATTGAACCAAATGGTACTTCATATTCCCACATGATTTCCTGCTTCTCCAAGGTTAGAAATTTGTTTGATTCACTAAGACTTTATGATGAAATGCAGAAACGGGGTTGGGTTCCAGGGCTGGAGGTGTATAATGCTTTGGTATATGTACTGACTTGTGAGAATTGCGTGAAGGAAGCTTTTAAGATTATTGACAAAGTGAAACATATGGGCCTGCGTCCTGATTCTAGTACATACAACTTGATGATATGTCCTCTATGTGAATCATCTAAGTTGGATGAGGCGAGAAGTATATTAGCTCTGATGGAGGAAGACAATATTAGTCCAACTATTGAAACGTACCATGCATTTCTTGCAAGTGTTAGTCTAGAAGGAACTGTTGAAGTTCTTAACACTATGAGAAAAGCTGGAGTTGGTCCAAACGGGGAAACCTTTCTGTTAATTCTTGATAGGTTTATGAAGTTGAAGCAGCCTGAAACTGCATTGAGGATATGGCTGGAGATGAAGCAGTATGAGGTAGTACCCGAGTCTGCACATTATTCTCTTTTGGTGGGAGGACTTCTTGAGTGCAGATTATATTCCAAGGCGAGAGAGTTGTATGCAGAGATGAAATCCAACGGATTTGATGATCCAGGTCTCCGAAAGTTCTTAGAGCCTGCTGGCCCAAGAGGACAAGGAGGTGTGTCAAATCCCAAACATACTAAAAACGGAAAACTGGTGAAACATGGGACACACAAGGTGATCAGAAATGAAAAACATAGAAGGTAA
- the LOC101257754 gene encoding putative receptor-like protein kinase At1g80870, with product MTSRQPIPSNPKPMSGIIFLIITVSASLIILFAILYFLYYLWYSLVHRSRTNPYDSITPLVKLHRFSYKELKSATEGFSDSTSIGKGGSGTVYKGILRDGKLVAVKLLDSGSFQSEREFQNELQILGGIKSPLVVSLLGYCVERNKRLVVYEYMPNRSLQESLFSESSLCMNWGRRFDAILDVARALAFLHLDCDPPVIHGDVKPSNVLLDSEYKAKLSDFGLSRLKLDEEFGVDMFSQELGKSQDLSGTLGGMTTGTETPTPIGTPMESQDEVDFAMALQASSSSKGSKIFQNIRPFGFTSVTQNLSFFTENDATTRNAKGKEVSIVENGVASYNEELSSVDHRKELDLGGGDDKARNIKQWGKDWWWKQDGSGELCSKDYVKEWIGSQICPSTNPEWDLEKKCSPQKTSLDISAPLSKPEEVQETTLQGQEPETLKKESDKEITEKTCNKKPRKMKEWWKEEHLDELSKKSKKAKRLESFCKKRFKIPPFDIGKRFQFKRKRKFGMQDENGDDPDAEFSFRKGWKRKHTRSMGSDMWSGDLFSRELSSTTSMRGTLCYVAPEYGGCGYLMEKADIYSFGVLVLVIVSGRRPLHVLNSPMKLEKANLVSWCKQLAHAGNVLELVDERLKDDYNKEQASLCINLALACLQKMPELRPDISDIVKILKGEMELPSLPFEFSPSPPSRTFSRSKRRHKSYAE from the coding sequence ATGACTTCAAGACAGCCAATTCCTTCAAATCCAAAACCCATGTCAGGCATAATTTTTCTCATCATTACAGTCTCAGCTTCACTTATAATCTTGTTTGccattctttattttctttactatCTTTGGTATTCATTGGTGCATCGTTCTCGTACTAATCCTTATGATTCCATTACACCCCTTGTTAAGCTTCACAGGTTTAGTTACAAAGAGTTGAAGTCAGCAACTGAAGGTTTTAGTGATTCCACTTCAATAGGAAAAGGGGGATCTGGAACTGTATACAAAGGGATTCTTAGAGATGGGAAATTGGTTGCTGTTAAGTTATTGGACTCTGGTTCATTTCAGAGTGAAAGGGAGTTTCAGAATGAGCTTCAGATTCTTGGTGGGATAAAATCTCCTCTTGTAGTTTCTCTTCTTGGTTATTGTGTTGAGAGAAATAAAAGACTTGTTGTGTATGAGTATATGCCTAATAGAAGTTTACAAGAATCCCTTTTTTCTGAGTCAAGTTTGTGTATGAATTGGGGTAGAAGGTTTGATGCCATTCTTGATGTTGCTAGAGCATTGGCATTTTTGCATCTTGATTGTGACCCACCAGTGATTCATGGGGATGTTAAGCCTAGCAATGTGCTTCTTGATTCAGAGTACAAAGCTAAGCTTTCTGATTTTGGGTTGTCCAGATTGAAACTTGATGAGGAATTTGGGGTTGATATGTTTAGTCAAGAACTGGGGAAGAGTCAAGACCTTTCTGGGACTTTAGGGGGGATGACTACAGGCACTGAGACTCCAACACCAATTGGGACACCTATGGAGAGTCAAGATGAGGTAGATTTTGCTATGGCTTTAcaagcttcttcttcttccaaaggcagtaaaattttccaaaatattaGACCTTTTGGCTTTACTTCTGTTActcaaaatttgagtttttttactGAGAATGATGCCACAACTAGGAATGCCAAGGGAAAGGAAGTGTCAATTGTTGAAAATGGTGTAGCAAGTTATAATGAGGAGCTTAGTAGTGTTGATCATAGGAAAGAGTTGGATTTGGGTGGTGGAGATGATAAAGCAAGAAATATCAAACAATGGGGTAAAGATTGGTGGTGGAAACAGGATGGTAGTGGTGAACTATGTAGCAAAGATTATGTAAAGGAGTGGATTGGTAGCCAGATATGTCCATCAACTAATCCTGAGTGGGACTTAGAAAAGAAATGTTCACCCCAGAAAACCAGTTTAGATATTTCAGCACCACTGAGTAAACCTGAGGAAGTGCAAGAAACCACATTACAAGGACAAGAGCCAGAAACTCTCAAGAAAGAGTCCGATAAGGAGATAACGGAGAAAACGTGTAATAAGAAGCCTAGAAAGATGAAAGAGTGGTGGAAAGAGGAGCATCTTGATGAACTAAGCAAGAAGAGTAAGAAGGCTAAGAGACTAGAAAGTTTCTGTAAGAAGCGGTTCAAGATTCCACCTTTTGATATTGGTAAACGCTTTCAATTCAAGAGAAAGAGGAAATTCGGAATGCAGGATGAGAATGGAGATGATCCAGATGCAGAATTCAGTTTTAGGAAAGGTTGGAAGAGAAAGCATACGCGTTCAATGGGGAGTGATATGTGGAGCGGTGATCTATTCAGTCGAGAATTGAGCAGCACGACAAGCATGAGAGGTACATTGTGCTATGTTGCACCAGAATATGGAGGGTGTGGTTACTTAATGGAAAAAGCTGATATATACAGCTTTGGAGTTCTTGTCCTTGTGATAGTCTCTGGTAGGAGGCCATTACATGTCCTTAATTCGCCAATGAAACTCGAGAAAGCAAATCTGGTAAGCTGGTGTAAACAGCTAGCTCATGCTGGAAATGTGTTAGAACTTGTTGATGAAAGACTTAAAGATGACTACAACAAAGAACAAGCAAGTCTCTGCATTAACTTAGCACTTGCTTGCTTACAAAAAATGCCCGAATTACGACCTGACATTAGTGACATTGTTAAGATTTTGAAAGGTGAGATGGAGTTACCATCCCTCCCTTTCGAATTCTCTCCCTCTCCACCTTCGAGAACGTTCAGCAGATCAAAAAGACGACATAAGAGTTACGCAGAATAG
- the LOC101257455 gene encoding early nodulin-like protein 19, with translation MDLSVLFFLLLAAVATTVNATDHIVGANKGWNPGINYTLWANNQTFYTGDYISFRYQKSQFNVFLVNQTGYDNCTIDGALGNWTSGKDFIMLNDTQRYYFICGTGGCVNGMKVSVLVHPLASPPMLAVPAEHSSKKSSAPAARGFVSLLATSFAFFGLTLCSSVWM, from the exons ATGGATCTCTCTGTTCTCTTCTTCCTTCTCCTCGCCGCCGTCGCCACTACCGTCAACGCTACCGACCACATCGTCGGAGCTAACAAAGGCTGGAACCCTGGCATCAACTATACCCTTTGGGCCAACAACCAAACCTTTTATACTGGTGACTACATCT CGTTTAGGTACCAGAAGTCGCAGTTCAATGTGTTTTTAGTGAATCAGACTGGATATGATAACTGCACAATAGATGGTGCATTAGGGAATTGGACCAGCGGAAAGGACTTCATTATGCTGAACGATACCCAGAGGTATTACTTCATTTGTGGAACCGGCGGTTGCGTTAACGGCATGAAAGTTTCGGTGCTCGTTCATCCTCTTGCGTCTCCTCCGATGTTAGCCGTACCCGCTGAGCATTCCTCTAAAAAATCTTCTGCTCCGGCGGCGCGTGGTTTTGTGTCACTATTGGCAACGAGCTTCGCCTTTTTTGGATTGACATTATGCAGTTCAGTTTGGATGTAG